One Bacteroidota bacterium genomic window carries:
- a CDS encoding gliding motility-associated C-terminal domain-containing protein, whose product SQVGSTPTAATIASPGTASTNVSGLTGTGTYTFRWTVTPTSGTCPAAASNVTITRGAAPVVDAGPFPADPICGATSYQLTPSPAGGTWSIVSQPVGASTVVSATTNLASGMTVAGTYVLAYTLPASGGCPASSDQITLSVNPPVTANAGADQPSVCGTTTVTLTANNPAPNGTGAWTLVSGPSSVSITSPNSPTTTVTGLTSTASPYTFRWTVTPSISSCPIVSDNVVITRVNSPVVVLGPDISNVCSSTVNLDLGSSSTLGTWRRKSGPAGVTFVATASPTITRADNLVAPAVYVFEYVLPGQNGCPEARDEIQVTTVAPPTADAGPATALLCGTDFITLSPTATGGTGAWSFVSTTTTPPITPVITGNTVSGLSGAGTYTLRYTVTSAACGTTASDAIVITRAANPTADAGDGASNICETSFTLTPTATAGDGQWSVANQPNGASVTFSGNVATGMTVGGTYVFRYTVTSPAGCTDEDQVTITKDPSRPVFSFSPRSLLIPDATELTFRNETPNAGGSVFVWTFVGGRPNRYVGATPPRISYSEPGTYPVRLEMISAAGCASSTEQQVTVDYRIQVPIPTAFSPNGDGLNDEFQFVGLSGVRSVRFLIYDRWGNEVFNNGNKRDFTWNGRIDNSGDFVPEGTYVWVMDAEDLEGRKFEQRGTILILR is encoded by the coding sequence AGCCAGGTGGGCAGTACGCCCACTGCGGCCACCATAGCCAGCCCGGGCACGGCCAGCACCAACGTGAGTGGTCTAACGGGCACGGGTACGTACACCTTCCGCTGGACGGTAACGCCCACCAGTGGCACCTGCCCGGCCGCTGCTAGCAATGTAACGATCACGCGCGGTGCCGCGCCTGTGGTGGACGCGGGGCCTTTCCCAGCCGACCCGATTTGCGGTGCCACTTCCTATCAGCTCACGCCCAGCCCGGCCGGGGGTACCTGGAGCATAGTAAGCCAACCTGTGGGTGCCAGCACGGTTGTAAGTGCCACAACAAATTTGGCGAGTGGTATGACCGTAGCGGGTACCTATGTACTGGCATACACCCTACCTGCTAGCGGTGGTTGCCCCGCCAGCTCAGACCAGATAACCCTTTCGGTTAACCCGCCTGTTACCGCCAACGCAGGGGCCGATCAGCCCAGCGTGTGCGGTACCACCACCGTAACCCTGACAGCAAACAACCCGGCCCCTAATGGAACGGGTGCCTGGACCCTGGTGAGCGGCCCTAGTTCGGTCTCCATCACTTCGCCAAACAGCCCTACTACCACGGTTACCGGCCTAACCTCCACCGCTAGCCCCTATACCTTCCGCTGGACGGTAACCCCTTCGATTTCGTCTTGCCCCATTGTGTCGGACAATGTGGTGATCACCCGCGTAAACTCTCCGGTGGTGGTACTCGGTCCCGATATCAGCAACGTATGCAGCTCAACGGTTAACCTGGACCTGGGTTCCAGCTCTACCCTGGGCACCTGGAGGCGGAAGAGTGGCCCTGCGGGGGTAACCTTCGTGGCCACTGCTAGCCCGACCATTACCCGGGCCGACAACCTGGTGGCTCCTGCGGTTTACGTCTTCGAATATGTGCTGCCCGGCCAGAATGGCTGCCCCGAGGCGCGAGATGAAATACAGGTAACTACCGTGGCGCCGCCCACGGCAGATGCAGGCCCTGCCACAGCTCTGCTGTGCGGCACAGACTTCATTACCCTGTCGCCCACAGCCACGGGGGGAACTGGTGCCTGGTCTTTTGTTTCTACCACCACCACACCCCCCATTACCCCGGTGATCACCGGAAATACGGTGAGCGGACTGAGTGGGGCCGGTACTTACACCCTGCGCTATACCGTTACCTCTGCCGCCTGCGGCACCACGGCATCCGATGCCATTGTGATTACCCGTGCGGCCAACCCTACTGCCGACGCCGGAGACGGTGCCAGCAACATTTGCGAGACCTCCTTCACGCTAACGCCCACAGCTACGGCAGGAGATGGCCAGTGGTCGGTAGCAAACCAGCCGAATGGCGCGAGCGTAACCTTCAGCGGCAATGTGGCCACGGGCATGACGGTGGGTGGCACTTATGTGTTTCGCTACACAGTAACCAGCCCGGCAGGCTGTACGGACGAGGATCAGGTTACGATCACCAAGGATCCCTCTCGCCCAGTCTTCAGCTTTAGCCCCCGGTCTCTGCTGATACCCGACGCCACGGAGCTCACCTTCCGGAATGAGACGCCCAACGCAGGTGGGTCGGTATTTGTGTGGACTTTTGTGGGGGGTAGGCCCAATCGGTATGTGGGTGCCACCCCGCCCCGCATCTCCTACAGCGAGCCGGGCACCTACCCAGTACGCCTGGAAATGATATCGGCAGCCGGCTGCGCCAGTAGCACCGAGCAGCAGGTAACGGTAGACTACCGCATACAGGTGCCCATCCCCACAGCCTTCTCGCCCAATGGAGACGGACTGAATGACGAGTTCCAGTTTGTAGGCCTATCCGGTGTGCGTAGCGTACGCTTCTTGATATACGATCGTTGGGGCAATGAGGTGTTCAATAATGGCAATAAGCGCGACTTTACCTGGAATGGCCGCATAGATAACTCAGGTGACTTTGTTCCGGAAGGCACCTACG